In Labrus mixtus chromosome 22, fLabMix1.1, whole genome shotgun sequence, the genomic window AGGATTTTGTAGTCTTTGTAAAGCCCTAATAAATGGTATTTGGTGTCACACGAGCAAACGGTATGCTGAGCTTTTATTTGTGTcctatctgtgtttgtgtggtaaattgtaaatggacttgagcttgtctagtgtttttctagtctcctgactactcaaagcgctctTACACTGCAggccacacctacacattcacacactgatggtagaggctgctgtgtagtgagacctTTGGACACTTTATTGGGTTGAGAGTAGAGGCATCAAAGCCGGCAAAGTTTAAATACAGTTACTTTATACATTAATAACAGATACTGAAGAAGAGGGGTGTATATATCAACGTTTCTAACTTAATAACTTTATAACTAAAACCAAGAACCTTAGATTTTTCAGCCAAATCTGTTAAATTCACTCTGTTAGGCAGATACAGCTTGTGTTTGGAGCAAAATGTCACCTTGGACTTGAATGAATTTGAAGCTTTGCTGCAAAGCTCCTGTTAACTCACAGCTCTGAAAATGTGTCTCTGTTGATGTAAGAATAAAGGGACaccaaatatatatatgtatatatatatatatatatatataaaactttGTAAGAAACTAAACCTACTTGAAATGATGCCGATATAACTAAATTAGGTAACAAAGGGATTATGCTACTTTGAATTGTCACTTTTCTTGTGTCATTGTCGAGGGTAGGAAATGTtgttagtattattattagtaaAGTGCAACAAATACAGctataataaaacacaatggCATCAATCAGATGTAGAGTATGGTGACATCAGGGATCTTAAATCTCCTGCGAAAAACTTCAATTTGTGtcgaattcttttttttttttttgaagtcttTCCACTGATAAGGCAAACAATCACTGAGAAGGATTCTGTCCCTGAACACCCACCTAGATACACCCCTGATAGAAACTTCAGATACTTTCATCACAGATCTGACCACAGAAATTgctggaaaaaacaaataacacctGCACTACAGTTTAAAGACCACTAGGTGGCGGTAATACAACGACTTTGGTCGTGAataagaagcagaagaagaagaagaagaagagctctCCCCGCAGCTGAAGCCAAAAAGCAAAGATGGGTGGAGGCGCCGCTCCCGCTGCGGAGTCAGAAGGAAACCTAAACATGTTAAAATCTAAAGGTCCGGTGTCTTTGCCCAAACATTCATACTGGTTTGATTTCTGGGCGTTCCTGCTCTTTGACATCGcgttttttctcttcatgtacTTCATAGTCCCGTAGACCAGGTGAGTGGGCTTCAGAAGAAGTTTCTAGTTTCCTTCAGCTGATTGTGCGGCTACGGAAGTTGCTAAACCGATAAGCTAAGTTATTTATGTAGGAAATTGTCGCTTTTTAGTGTGTTTTAAACTGGCTTTTAAATATCTATCGCTATTACAAGGAGCAGAGACACATCAAGGACCCTAACCACTTACTGCTGTGCACCTTTGTGTGGAGTAGCCTGTTCAAATATTGACCTAAGATATACGTCGACATAAtcgtttttaaatgtaaagttaagCTATGTAAGACAAAATCACATATTTGTGTAGCTTTCACAAGCTAATGTTTGGTGTTCTTGGTTGGCAACTTGTTAAAACGTTGTCGTCACTTATCTCTGGTCTGTTTTGACtcttaataaataataaaaacacttcagtaTTTCAGCTCTTTGTCATTCACAAGGCTTTATTGACAACTGCTATCAGATAAACGAAGACAGGTGCCAGGTGAcccagagacaaagacaaagcagcATCAACATtgaaactttaaaacaacattaacaatTACATCAAACTTTGGACCCAGATTAATGGTTTTGAAAGCTTTCTTATTTATTgattagtttttaaaaatatgaaaagatgGTTTACTGTCTGAACATTTAGATGTGTGGATTTGATATGTTGTTGGTAACAGAGTCAGGTTGATGATGTAGCATTGATTTGATTTAGTAGTTAAGTAACTAaaagttaaagaggacatattatattctccaccttttcaaacagtccccctgtggtctaaatgaaacatctgtgctgtgctttgatcaaaatataacatgaatcaagcaccagaggaggtttgtgaccctgtataaaccagctctctctgaacgctccgttttggtgtgtgtgtctctttaaatgaaatgagttgaatttaatgaatgaatttaaTGATGGCATCTACTACACCTGACGCCTGACTCagagaggagttttttttattgggtaGAATAAGTCAGCTGTTGAACAAACCctgacttgtttttattgtcaaaaatgagagaaaatgtctgCATTGTGGGAGTCATGCATCAAAAGAAGTCATGCAATAAACATCAGTGTCAGAATCGGCAATCagctacatttttatttcaaacatcggtATCGGCTCCTCTGATTTTCCTTATCGGTGCATCCTTTACTGAAAAGAGTATTTTCACCTTCTATGATTACACTCTGAAACCTCTACAGTAGTCAGGATGATTTACAGCTCACCTGTTTTCTTCTTGCTCCTTTTATTGTCTGACACTAGATGCACCTTGcctgtgtgtttataaaaatgttttttaaaggctaCACTCTTCAAACTACTGTTGGTCTCTTGTGCATTGATCATGTTCTTTTAATCTATGGCTGaggttttaatctttttttgtgtgtgtaaagcaaACCGTCATCTGGACTCTGCGCCCTGATGGAGCTCTGGTCCTGTGATCCTGTCAGAAATACTAACCCTGCTTCGACTGAATTCAACATCACCTCATTGGATATCTTGATGGATTGAACCCTGACTAGAACTATTGAGTCCCGTTATGATATCAGAGATGTGGACCTCAGCACTCCTTCACTCTGAGACCTGGTTCCAGTTTCTGGGGACCGTCTCTCTGCATGGATGGATTCACAATATTGCCATggggaaaatatatatttcaagtACTCCTATTAAATTGGTTGAACGAGCATCATGAGGACTTGAAAAATGTTCcaactcaaatgtattttaatgaacCATGTGTTATTCCTTTACATGCTGAATGTTTAACGTGTGATAGATTAGTCGCTGTTAACGATGATGATTTGTGTGGCATTTTACCTTTAGTGGCCTTACTGCATTCCTAAACATGTTATGTCTCAAACTAAGTTTTGGAGTCATGcgtctgtttcttttcttgtaaTAAGCCGTCTAATGAAACCCGTGTGAGGATAGCAGAGACGCGGGAGTTTAGCAAGTTGTGCACCAAATAATGTGATGTAATGCAGTGACTCCAGCTCACTAAAATCTGGACATTTTGCACATGGGAAATACTAGAAATAAAGTGTTTTGCCTAAAAGCTAAATGGTGAACTTGTTTTTCCTGTTATGTAGAAACAAACATCCTCCTTTTCTTGATTAGCTCTGTTTTAGTTCTATCAGCACACTTTTAAAGCTCTATATTATTGTACAAATGTAGGTCTGTATACTTTGCTACATTGTTTTGCAGAGTCAATTCTGCTGTCAGATGTGTAAAAACCTAAAGTAagtataatgttttttttgtaaaactttGATGACTACACATTTACTGGCATTTCAGAGACTGTACAGTTGAGTGTTTATAGTCAGAAACAGACATGAGCTAATGTgtgctgtacaaaaaaaaagttattattttaGGTTTATTGTTTAAAGTCTACCTGTATATTTATGACTATAGGTTTAGGGCTGTTGCCTCAGAGCGAGACGGTTCGTGGTTCAAATCCCCTTCGGACAGGATCCTCTGTGTGGGTtcttcccacagtccaaagacatgctcgtttgGTTAATTAGCGACTTttaattgtctgtaggtgtgactGGTTGTCTGTCCCGAGACCTCAAATGGGAAAAGCAgtacagataatggatggatggactatAGGTTATATATAgcatttctttttaacttttgacAAACAATACTAAGAAAAGCAATTCAAGCTTTAATATAATACAGAAGCCCTACGACtgtataaagaaaacaaatctattTATATTAAGTCATGGCTTGTGACGTTACAGTTTGGACAAAACttcgtgcttttattttgaaggcagttTTACGTATATCCGGTTTCACTGAAGCTAACAACAAATGGCTAGCAACCTTTTTTGTACTTGGATAAATAAGTCTAAAGTGACTTATTTTGTGTCTTAAACATGGAAACTACCAGCAGTTCGTATCAAGTGGAAAACACAGGTTGGTTTAACTGAAGTTGTTTCGTGTCGCAGCGGGAGCTAGCTAGTTATCTGTCTTGAATATTGTCGTTAGCTTTTAGCCCAAGTTTGCTATCAGCAGGTAAAATATCTCATACAGATTCAACGTGTCTGTCAATTAATAACTAAGTATCCTTTGTGAGCATACAAGTTTGAAATTAGTTTCATGCTAACAACAGTCTCCTCTCGTTTTTAGAGTAACTTCAtgactgcagctgtttgtgAACTGCAGAAACTCAGATTTATGAAATAACACATTCAGCTGTCAAGTCCagttaaaaactgatttttataTACATGATAAAGTCATAAGGTCTAAATTGCTTGTACGAAGTTACATTATTTTGCAATAAAGCAGCAAATAGCTAAATCAATAAAAGTGTCTTTAAATGAGATGTAGATTTAACTGAGATTTAAATGAGCCATCAGGAGGATTGTTAATGCCttttatatcttgaaataagatgattgtctggacttgtcaggtgagtgttgtttacagtatgtgtaatgagatttgaaagaaaatgatgataaaattCAAGGGGCTAGACAACAATAgcaaataagataaataaaaaacattggaATGAGAGCTGTTGCATATTGACTGTTTTCAACACTTGTTTAAGGAAAGGCTTTTGTACAGCTtttctatttattattttcactGCATAGTCCTAgaatctgtatttttaaataccTGCACATTTGGGTTACATGTCTTTCTTTACACATCTGGTACAGGACGTTTCCCACATCATCTATGCATTTCATAATACAGCCagctccctttaaaaaaaaaaaaaaaaaacccaggtaGGTTTTTCTGAAATTCTGCactaaataatttaaattcatgCATTCGattagttatttttttgtccccttatatttaaatgtaatttttctgtgtttaaccAGAATAGTCACGTATTACCCTATACAAGGAAAAGTTATTATGCAGACTTTGGGTGTCAAGTTTGACCACTTTATACTTTGTAAAGTAGACAAAACATATATgttcatgttgaaatgtaacaattttaacacacacacacaaatccctcCACATAGAactatcatgcccttgattcacTTCATGTCCATGTTGAAACAGATTTATTCCTTCCGTTGTCATCGTTGAGGCTGTTGATCCCTCCTCTGCGGCTGCTCTCTGCGGCGATGTGGCAGGTGGCTCAGCGGAGGGACGTTCTCGATTATGAACAGCTGGATGAGTTTGTCACACTGGTGACAGGCACTGTTCCAGACCTGCTCAGTCCAAAGCAAAGAGGAAAGCTGCTTCTACGACTGAGAGCGAGAGTAAGTCAGCGTCTTCCACCTGAAGTTAAGCTGAAAATGTTTACAAGCATTCAAGTTTTGTCATGCTTCTTGGATACAGAGAGGACTCCattcattgtttattttgttcacaTCTTCTCTTCAGATTATTCTTGAGTTGTGCAGGGATGAGGAAACAGCCAACACATTGTGCATAGAGCCTCATCTGGAAAGAATCCGCCCACCAGGATACACAGCAGTAAGTGAAGGCTGTGCCTGTAGAGTTGTGTTCTTACAATTCCATGAAAACAATGCTCCCATCTTTCTTTGTCACATTTACACAGGCCTTGTATTTACTGGGCAGATTCAGCAGTGATATGCTTTTGTTGTGTGGGGATGGAAGCACTCACAGTGACTGTCTTTCAGAGTGGAGATGCAGAGGTGGATGCAGAGGTGGCTATTTTTGTTGAGCTTGTTCAGACACTTCTGAAAGACCCGGCAGAGAGGGAGCATTTCTACCAGGCAAGCCAGCTTCCAAACTGccattcttctttttattccGATTTTATAAGTAACAATTCCCCTTTTTACTCCTCAGGAAGTTTTTCCAACAGAATATGGTCTCAGTTATGACACAGACATGCAGCTCCTTGTATGGGAGTTTCTTTCTAAACTGGAGAAACTCCTGCCTGTACCAGACCTCAGTCAGGTAGGAAATCACAGAACATTACAGAACCTTTTAACCTGCAATGTATTTGTGATAGTAAGACATCAACTGTGTAATTAAAACATTGTTAGGTGAAAACTCATCTCCCTTTATCTCCTAGtgtgcatgttaaaaaaaacaaccaaataaaGATTGACATTTTTGACATCACGCTGCACGACTTAATGATCACTTTGGATAACGATTTGctgacagatttgtttttgttcctgaaCAGACTGTTTCATGGCTGACCTCTGGCCCCTCTGTACTGAAGGACTGCTTACAAGCACTTTCAAGTCCTGACGGCctgaggtcactgctgcagcaCCACAAGTGCCTCGAGCATCTTGGAACACAAGGTAAACCAGAAGAATCTGCCGTAAAATCATTGAGCTGTGGTCACACTGAAGCAGGAGGCTTctgtaaaactgtaaatgtttttaaatgcagagGACAAATTGCATTATCttgaaaatctaaatctaaatacCAAGATAATAAAACGAGTAAAGATGCATCTGCATGAAGATGGAGATCTTTAAATAGTGtgcaaacaaataattaaatgttggcaagagaaaaagaaatcccATATAACAACTACTTCTGTGTTCTGTGTATTTTGCATAGGGACCACTGTGGAGATGTCCGCCCAGGTCTTTGCCTGCTCCGAATGTCCGTTCTTCCACATGCAGGAGTGCTTCCTGCTGCAGCATATCGAGCACAGTCACCCTGAGCAGTACAACAAACTGCAGAGTGCTGCAGAGAAACCTGAGGCTCCGAGGAAGAAGGTCCAGCGTCCGGAGTTCCCGAAGCCTTTCCCCATCCACGACAGGCCGGACCCTCACGTGTGCCAGGAGTGCGGCAAGACTTTCACACGTGCCTCAGACGTAACTCGTCACCAGCGCACGCACACGGGCGAGCGCCCGTACACCTGCGAGGAATGCAAGAAAGGCTTTAAGAACTCCTGGGACTTGACCAGACATCAGCGCATTCACACCGGAGAGCGACCCTTCCTCTGCTCGCAGTGCGGGAAACGCTTCACGCAGATGGGGCTCCTCAAGCTGCATTTTGAAAGAACGGCCTGTGGCCAGACTTGCAACCCTCCTCTTGAATTTATGACGGAGGTCGTGGTAGCAGAGGAGACTTCAGAGAAAGTGGGTGGGGAGTACAAATGCCAGAAATGCGGCGAGAGCTTCGGCAGCATCCTGGAGCGGCTGCAGCACAGGCAGAGGCATGTGGTGAGGCGTCAGTACAAGTGCTTGCTCTGTGAGAAGATTTACAGCCGAGCGTCAGACCTAAAGAGACACCAGATGAAACACACCGGGGAGCGGCCGTTTGCCTGCGAGTGCGGGAAAGGTTTTACGCACGTCTGGCTCCTTAATAAGCATCGACAGATCCACAGCAGGGAGCGTGCATTCCCCTGCGCCGAGTGCGGGAAGAGCTTCACACAGCTCCAGATCCTCAACCGACACCTGCTGACTCACAGTGGCCTGCGACCTTTCCAGTGCTCCTACTGCGAGAAGAGCTTCAGTCAGCTGGCCAGCCTCACGCGCCATGAAAGGACCCACACAGGGGAGAGGCCGTTCATCTGCTCCACCTGCCAGAAGACGTTCCTCACGCACGGAGAGCTTGTGAGGCATCAGCGCAGCCACAGTGACTTCAGGCCTTACAGCTGCCCACAGTGCCCCAAGAGCTTCAAAACCAAGCGGGCTCAGAGTGAACACCTCAACACGCACACGGGAGAGCGTCCGTTTGCCTGCGCCTGCTGCGGGAAGACGTTCGCCAAGTCCACCTCGCTGGTTCGCCATAACCTGACTCACACAGGGGAGCGACCGCACCAGTGCTCCCAGTGCGGAAAGACCTTCCTCACCTCCGGCGAGCTCCTCCTCCACAAGCGGATCCACACGGGGGAGAGGCCGTATCCCTGCTCCTACTGCGAGAGGAGgttcaggtgctcctcagaCCTCAACATGCACGTCCGCACACACACCGGGGAGAAGCCACACAGCTGTCCGTTCTGTAAGAAGAGGTTCTCTACGTCTACGAGGCTGAAGAGACACGTACGCACACACACGGAGAAGGGAATCGTTGAGTCTTTGACCTGACAGAGGCTCATGTCAATGATTACTActttatcaataaaaacaactatttattttaatgaacctttctaaagatttctttttgggctttttgtgcctttaatggagagataggacagtagatagagttggaaatcagggagagagagagagcggggaaaggagccacagatgggattcaaacctggaccgcccgcttggaggaccacagcctccatacatggggcgcgcgtactaaccactgcaccaccagcgctcCATGAACCTttactttagttttatttggtGACACTAGGAATTCCAGTTATCTTTTATGAACTAATGGATATTTTGTGGTTTCTGATGATATTAGTCGAGAGGAAAGAGCCAAACAGATTTGCTAGAttaaatttttttaatcaagtgcttttattatttcttttaatAATTTAAGTCCATCCCTCCCAAACTGAAGTGATCCCATGTACAGTGCATCTCTACAAGCACTTCTGTGGTCTTTTAAAAGGGAACTCTTGCTGTTGCTAGAAGGTGCTGAgtgtaaaatatgaatgaagGAGGTAGTCCATCAATATCTTCTGTGCAACCAGATAAACTATGTGCTTTATGTCAGAGGTCAAACTAATCTTTTTTGCTCGTGTCCCTTAAAAATAACAACTATGCGTTCTGGAGACCCATCAGTAACAGTTGCATGGGTCTTTGGATAATGATAAACAGAAAAGCGATGACTTTGGTTCTTTTTAAAGACCTGTAGTGGTAAGAATGTTTAGTAATTCActagaaaaaaatgatgtggtTTTCTGGGTTTGTCTTTCCTTAATTTTTTGCAATGGACACTTAACATTTAAGGGTTGAAATACTAGATGGAGGAACAGAACAGGCCTCACTTGACATGAATCTGAATTGGCAAACCCAATGGAGTTGAAAAATAGATTAGGATTGGTTTTAGACAGTCTTTCTTTTAGTCTGTTATGGGCAGACGTTTAGAGGGAAACAGTGGGTTAGATAAGACAATGGTGGTAGATAACATTTGAGGTAACTGATCAAAGACAGGATGTTAAGGATctggagtggagaggagagtgCAGGAAAAGCAGTAAAGCAGTGTCAAAGGACAGGACAATGGAAGATCCAGGGAGAAACATGACCAGAAAAGAGGCCAAAGTGTCCACAGAGGACCCAGAGAACATGAACAGAAGTGATGAGAGCAGAGAGGCCCACAGAGATAGCAAAGCCTCTGGTccaaagaaagacaaagcaaaggAGAGCAAAATACAAATGATCAGAAACAGAGCTTACAAACGATGggacaaaacaaagcaaaagagAACCAGTGGAGAGAAGTTACAGAACACTGATCAATCTGTGGCTTTTGAGGAGGACAATTCATACATGGCATGTGAGTTTTTCTTAGATTCCTTGTTTATCATGACTGCTAATCGTTTATCAACTTGCATCTTACCAAGTAGTAGTTATGGAAACAGGAGTGTCAGATTACCATGATTTACATGAAATGATTCAGACAACAGTAAGTGAGTACAAGTCACTTCAGCCTAAACAAAAGAATTAGCATGTGAACTAAGCCAAGATCTGGTTTATTAATTTAGCCAGTTCTAAAACTCTTGAAAGTCTTCAATAGTCGAGACAAGAAAGTACCTAGAAACCTGATCACAAGAAAAAATTGGATAGATAGCTCTAAATCCATTTAACATAAACAtcatcaaaaatataaatatcataTAGCCTAGTGTGCATCACTATTGTGTAAATAATTACAATCTCAACTTTTTGTGAAAACACCTTTTATCACCCTCTGAAATCATGCAGCTATATTTTCTAATTGTCATAAAGACAACGGTAGTACTGAGTCTCTACATTGGAAAATAATGGTCTGTTATAGtgtgttttgtactttttcatAATGGTAACATCAAGTTTGATTATAAATTAAGGTGGAGGAAAACAGTGGGCTTGGAGTTGCTGTATCTAAATATGGTGGGGGATCTAACACGCTGCGAGAACTAAATTTAGACCCTGGTTCCTGCAGTCGAAATGCACGTAGTTCCTAAAAAGGTCCTTAGTTCCGGGGGAAAGGGGCTTTATATCCACTGTTACCACATGGTTATAGCAAGGGCTTTCGTTATAGGAAGGTTTGAATATCGGAATTCCCTCCGAGTTTCCCGCCGGACCCCTTATCTGTAAGGACTTCCTGTTCCACCCACATTCTCGTGTCGCTTCCGGGTGGCCACACAAGACTCCTCCAGCGAGCCGACGTTACCTCTCCGCTGTAAACAAAAGTTACTAAACGGTTCGCTTCAACGACGCATCCAACGATAAGACATGCATATCAAAACTGGTAAGTTTTTACAACTTTGTGACGGGAATCCTCCACTTTCAGAGTTGTCGTTTCGTTGCCCTGCCGACGGTGTTAGCAGCCGTGCTAGCTGCTCAGCGCTTTGAATGGAGGTTACGAAACTTTGACTTCGGCTAACATGCTAGCTAGCTGTACATGGCGTAATACGGGGGAAATAAAACCGATGTTTCGACGACAGCTCTTGTTATAAAAGCGTCGTTGAACTGTAATTGTGATTTTCTATTGACATCTGTTGGAAACCCGTCGAGTAAAAGTCGTTACATCATGACGCTGCTAATTAAAGTTTGCTAACACGGCTTGTTAGCTGCCAACTTAGCATCAGATAAATCATAGCCTGGTCTCAAATACATCCAGACTGAAGTTAAACTGACTCATTAACTCTGAGACTTTACACTCAACTGGGTTCTCTTCATTTCTGTCAGTATTTTGAAATGTGGCGCTGAGGCCgtgtggattaatttaatctaaATCTGTAACACTCACCTTCTGAAAGAGTGAGAAAATATCCAGTTATTTATTAGATTAttgtctgaatctgaagtaTTCATAGTTAATTAAGTAATCTCCAGGTGGTTGTGAATgaatatctttattttgaatattgAACTTATACCAAATAACACTTTATATGGTAACATTAGTCAATTTCACACAATCAATCACTAAAAACTGAATATACTGAAGCCCCATGACCCTGTGACTGTGATTGTTGTAACATGTAAAACTTTGATCAATGTCTCCCCCAATTAAATTAGCAGTCATTCTTTCTTTATGACGAGCAGTGTATTCAGTAAACAGGTCATGGGTGTTGTGTAACTTCTGTTTGAGCTGCTCTGTCCTGTACTAAGAAAAGCAGTTTCATGATTGCCAATGTAAACATAATTTAAGGCTtgaaaacacaagatgatgagtTTTTATGATAATTCACCGTGCTTACCATCATATGAGACTATACCCTCTgcccttaaaaaaataatcaatgaaatatagggctgggaaatatatggagtttttaagatatatcgatatattttcaaacaagatatagggtaagacaatatggTTAATAttgatatagtttatgttgcattaaaataacattacagaggtgccaggtcacctttttctcatctcactgatgatgactgactgtctgtccctcttaaccctgctcctcctctctctctctcttttattgtatttaag contains:
- the LOC132956468 gene encoding zinc finger protein OZF-like; its protein translation is MQLLVWEFLSKLEKLLPVPDLSQTVSWLTSGPSVLKDCLQALSSPDGLRSLLQHHKCLEHLGTQGTTVEMSAQVFACSECPFFHMQECFLLQHIEHSHPEQYNKLQSAAEKPEAPRKKVQRPEFPKPFPIHDRPDPHVCQECGKTFTRASDVTRHQRTHTGERPYTCEECKKGFKNSWDLTRHQRIHTGERPFLCSQCGKRFTQMGLLKLHFERTACGQTCNPPLEFMTEVVVAEETSEKVGGEYKCQKCGESFGSILERLQHRQRHVVRRQYKCLLCEKIYSRASDLKRHQMKHTGERPFACECGKGFTHVWLLNKHRQIHSRERAFPCAECGKSFTQLQILNRHLLTHSGLRPFQCSYCEKSFSQLASLTRHERTHTGERPFICSTCQKTFLTHGELVRHQRSHSDFRPYSCPQCPKSFKTKRAQSEHLNTHTGERPFACACCGKTFAKSTSLVRHNLTHTGERPHQCSQCGKTFLTSGELLLHKRIHTGERPYPCSYCERRFRCSSDLNMHVRTHTGEKPHSCPFCKKRFSTSTRLKRHVRTHTEKGIVESLT